Within the Candidatus Fusobacterium pullicola genome, the region TTCCATACCATTGTCCATAAGTTTTACTTCCTTTTCTAATGTCTACAGCTACATCATATACAGAACCTTTTACTACTCTTACTAACTTTCCTTGAGAATGTTTAGTTTGAAAATGTAATCCTCTTAATACACCTTTTTTAGATTTTGAATGGTTATCCTGTACAAACTCTTCATTTATCCCTATATTTTCAAATTCTTTTTTACTATATGACTCTAAGAAAAAACCTCTATTATCTCCAAATACAGTAGGTTCAATTATACATAGCCCTTCTATACCTGTTTCTATTCTCTTAAATTTATTCATCTATTCCACCTATTTCACTAAATTTACTAGATACTCTCCATATTTTGACTTCATTAATGGTTTAGCTAATTCTAATACTTTTTCTTTACTTATCCATTCATTTCTATATGCTATCTCTTCAAGACAAGCTACCATTACTCCCTGTCTACTCTGAATAGTTTTTACAAAATTAGCTGCTTCAAGTAATGCATCATGCGTTCCCGTATCTAGCCATGCCATCCCTCTTCCAAAATTTACAACATGTAACTTCTCTTCTTGTAGATACATCTCGTTAATTGAAGTTATCTCTAACTCTCCTCTTTTTGAAGGCTTAACTCTTTTAGCTTTTTCTACTACCGTATTATCATAAAAATATAGTCCTGGAACTGCATAATTAGATTTTGGATTTTGTGGCTTTTCTTCTAAAGATATTACTTTCCCATTCTCATCAAATTCTACTACCCCAAAATCTTGTGGATTGGTTACATAGTAGCCAAATATTGTAGCCCCCTCTTTTCTTGCTTCTGCTTCCTTTAACATTCCTGTTAATCCATGTCCATAAAAAATATTGTCTCCTAAAACTAATGCACATGAATCATTATCTATAAATTTTTCTCCAATAATAAAAGCTTCAGCTAATCCATTTGGTTGCTCTTGAATCTCATATTCAAATCTAACTCCAAAGTCCTCTCCACTTCCTAATAACTCTTTAAATAAAGGTAAATCTCTAGGAGTTGATATTACTAAAATTTCTCTTATTCCCGCTAACATCAATATAGAAAGAGGATAGTAGATCATAGGTTTATCATATATTGGATTTATCTGCTTTGATATTGCTTTTGTTATTGGATAAAGTCTTGTTCCGCTTCCTCCAGCTAATATTATTCCTTTCATCTAATAAACTCCTCTTATTTAATTTCAAATATCTCTTTTAAAAATCCCTCAAAAGAATATTTATCTAAAATTTCTCTACTTAATTCTAAATATGGTGATTTAAAAAAATTAATATCTATTTTCTCTATCTCTTCAATTTTATCTACAATTAAAATATTATTTTCATTATAAAAGTCATAATTAATAACATCTTTATTAGTTGTTATTAATTTAGTATTATAAGCTAAACATTCTAAAGTTCTTAAGCTTAATCCCTTTTGATCTACAATATTTTTCTCAAAAGTAACTTTTGATTTTTTTACATTTTTAATATTTTCACTATATTTTATTTTTTGATTTGTTATAAATTTATCTTTCTTTTTTTTATCTTGAGTATACAGTAATATATTGTATTTTAAATTATTTTTCAAACAATATTCATATATTTTTTTTTACATACTTGTATCTTTCTGTATCCCTTTCTCTTCCTAAATAATAAAAATCTTCTTCTTTTCCTTCAACTTCATGTTCTAGATAAAAACTTGGTCTCCATTTTATATCATACGTTTTTGCATCTTCTTTCTCAAAAGTATAAACTTCATCATAATTCTTTTTATACCATTCTATCTCTTTTTTTCCCATTTTATCCCAAATAAATTTAATAAATTTTATCTTACTATTCTTCTTTTTTACTAAATCAATAAAAGTTTCACTATATCCAATTTCTCCAATTACTAGAACATAATCTATTTCTAAATATTTTTTTAAAAGTTCTTCATAATAATTAGTTTTTTTATGGTTATATATTTTTTCTATAACTTTTCCAAAAATCATATTTTCTTTCAGCTTTTTTAATTTTTTAAAATAATATGAATTAGTTTCAGGTTCACTTCCCAATATGAAATCAACACTTTTAAAATATTTTTTACTTTTTTTTAAAAGAATATCTTCATATTCTTTTAAAATAGGATCTACTGAAAGAACTATTTTTTTATTTTTTTGTAGTTCTATATTTTCCATCCTTTACTCCTTAATTCTTTTTTCTTATCTTTTATTTTAGTAATAAATTTATTTCTTTTTATTTTTTTCAAGCTTTTAGCTAAAAAATAAGATATTTTATTAGAGTTATAATTATAATTTTTTTCAACATCAAATCCTTTTTCAATTGTTAAAATGTCCTCTTTAAATGTAAAAATATCATACCAACGCTTAAAATATATATATTTCTCTTCTTTTGCTTGTGAATCTAAAATTCTAATTATTCCATCTTTAGCTTTAATAAAGTTTGAAGTATTCAAATCTCCATGATAAATTCCATGATTATGCATTTTTTTAGTTAATTCCATAACTTTTGCTATTTCTTCAAGAGTTTGTAAAGCTTTTCCATCAATATATTCCATTAGAATATAACTTTCTACTATTAAATTATTTTTTCTTTTTACAATAGCACCATATACTTCCACAAATTCTACTATTCCTTTATTTCTAGCTTTGTTAATATTTATTAATGTATTCAAAGCTTCTCCCTTTTTAAAAAATGTAAGAAGCTTTCTTTGAGGAATTATATTTTCTGCCTTTGGAGATTTTAATATATATTTTTTATTATCAAAGCTTACTATTGCTACATAGTTTCTTACTGTATCTTTTAGTATCTTTTCTACTTTATAATTTTTATCAATTATTTTTTTTAGTACTTCTTCATATTTCTTTTCATAAAAATATCCAATGTATCCCTTATATTTTATATTTTTCATTTATATTCTCCATTTTCTTCAGGGTCTCTTTTATATTTTTTATCACTATTTCCTTATCTAATATTTTTAAATTTTTCTCTTTTTTACCTATTATTACTGAATTTATATCTGATTTAGGTGCAAATATAATTAAAGTATCCTTATCTTCTGTATAAATAGCTACTATAGGTATATTATACACTGATGCTACATGAATAACTCCTGTATCAACACTAAATAGCATATCTGCATACTTTATAATTGCAGATGCTTCTAAAATATTTTTAGTTTTTGGTAATAATTTTACATTTTCTAAATTTAAAGTATCTATTTTTGATTTTATTTGTTCATAAATTCTTGGAATAGTTAAAATATGTAGTTCTATTTTATTATTTATCTTAGGAATATTTTTACAAAAATATTCTATATCCTCTTCTTTCAAACATCTACTTTGAGAACTTCCTAAAAAATTAAAAACTATATTTATTTTATCTTTATTGAAATAATCTTTATATTTTTCTTCTAATTCCCCTAAATACAATTCATATTTTCTGTTGGAATTATCAATACCAAAACCATCTAATGCTTTCATATTTATATCAACAGCATGATCCGTTGATTTATTATCTATATATTTATCAAAAATACTTAGTTCATCTTTTTTTATTCCAAATTTTTCCATTCTATAACATCCTATTAAATATTTAGGGTTCATTATTCTTAAAGCTAATAAATGAAAGAATCTTGGGTTTCTAGTAAAATCAAAATATAAATCATATCTATTTCTCAATTTAAATGCCTTAATTATTTCTTGAGTTATTCTAAAAATTTTTAATTTACTTTTATTTTTTTCTTCAATTATGATATAATTTACATTAGGATGATTCCATAATAAAGATTCAGCACCTTTCTCTACAATTACATCTATTTTTATCTCTTTATTTACATTTGATAAAGTGCTTAATAATGGCGTTTTAACAATTATATCTCCAACTCTTCCCCCTAAAATTAATACTCTTTTTATGTTTTCTATCCTGAATTCTTTTTTCTTCTTATTTCCTATTAGTTTTATTAAAAATTTTCTCATTTCTTTCATCACCAAAATCTAAAATTTTTTTAAACTGTTTTAATACATAAATAGCATTAAATTCTTGTAATTTTTCTATATAAAAATCTTCTATATATTTCTTTCTTCTTTCCTCATCTATTAATAATTTTTCTAATTCTATTTTAAAACTTTCTTTATCACCAGTTTTTACTAGTACTCCGTATTTATTATCTCCTAATATATCTTTTGGTCCAGTCGGACAATCATAAGTTATCACTGGAGTACCTAATATCATACTTTCTAAAAAAACAGTTGGTAAACCTTCACTGTATGAAGTATGAACGAATATTTTTGCATTTTTTATCCAAGGTAATGGATTCTTTTTTTGACCAACTAAAATTATTTTATCTTCTAACTTTAATTCTTTTATTCTTTTTTCTAATTCTTCTCTTGCTGGTCCCTCTCCTAATATGTATAATTTTTCTTGAACTCCATCTTTATATAATTTATTATATATCTCTACTAAATCTATTCTTCCTTTTTCTTTAACCAATCTTGAAACTGCAACTATATAATCTTTCTTTAAATAATTTTTATCTTCTTCTTTTATTATTTCTTTCCCTTTTTTTACTCTATCTATATCAAAAGGATTATATAATCTTATTATTTTCTCTTCAGGAATTTTAAATATACTTTTAACTTCTTCTTTCATTTCATCACAAATTACCACAATTTTCCAATATTTATTTAATCTTTTAGCTAATCTTTTTTTCTTTTTTTCATTTCTATTTTTTGAAGTTAAATGCATCCAACCTATTTTAGGTAAATCAATTATATCAAGATACTTTCCTAAACTCATATCGAAATCTATTACTACATCAAACTTATCTTGATTTTCACACATAAACCTCTTTAACCATTTTTTCATATATATTCTTTCATAACTTAGCAATAATGGATATAATAATCTACAGAAAATATTTTTTTTATTTTCTTTTACTTTATTTCTAAACTTTACCATCTCTTCTGTTTTTATAAAAACAACAGGTAAATTTTTAGGTATATCTGTTAAAAATATATTTTTTTCTGGGTCATTCTCTTTTATTAATACAGTTATCTCTAAATCCTCATCATTAGCTAATCCCTGTAAATAAGAAGTAAGTACTCTTTCTATTCCCCCCATAAATAATTGACCATTATAAAACAACACTCTCTTCTTTTTCATCTACCTCTCCCTTAAACAATTACTTTCTCTATCTCATTTACATCAAAATTATTTATATCATCATCTTTATTCTCTTTTGAAAAAACCTGAATAGCTTTATCAGAGTTAGGTCCCCACAATACACTGTTGTTTCCTACTATATCCTCTCTATAAATTGCTATTACTTTTTTATCTAATCCTACTCCTATATGGACTATAGAGGTATCTGGTGAAATAACCAATTCACTATTTTGTACTAATGCTATAACATCTTCTATACCTTTTAAATCTAAATAATGGACTCTTCCATTATTTATTTTATTTTTTATATCTACTACCTCTTTTTTGTTTTCACCATGTCCTAATATATATATTTCATCATCAGTTTTCTTTAAGAGAAGTTTAATAATTTTTTCTATATTTTCTCTATTAAAACTTCTGTGTTTACTTGCAGCATATGGATTTAATATAATTCTTTTTTTATTCTCTATTTCTTGTATAGCTTCTTCTTTTTTTATTTTCTCTATTACTCTATTTACTGCTTCATCTGAAATTTGAATATCATAATTACTCTTTATATTTTTTATTCCTAATTTTTCTAAAATCTTTACAAATCTCCTTGTTATATGTGCATTACTATCTTCACTAATACTAACATCAAACAATCCCCAATCATCTTTTTCAACACCTAAGTTTATTCTACATTTACACTTATTAATAAACATTATCTGCTTCTCTCTCAAAATTGTAGAAGTATCAATTAATAAATCATATTTTTCTTCCGCTATCTCTTTTGCTAATTCTTTTAAATAACCACTACTCTTTTTGTATTCATAAATTTTATCTACATAGATATTATTTTTTATAATATCTATTGCTCCTTTTCTTGTTACAACTCCAATTTTTATATTAGGGTACTGTTTCTTTATCTCTCTATATACGAAGCTACTTACAACCATATCCCCTATTTTTCCATCATCTCTTAATAATAAAATAGAATTTATAGAGTTTTTTTCTATTAATTTTTCTCCTGATATATTTACTTTCTCTTTTTTATCCCATAACAATCTAGCTATCTTTACTTTTTGTTTTCTCAAAAAATTTTGAAATGAAGCATTTATTTTTCTAATCATAGATTTCCTTTCCTAAATTCTATTATTTTTAAGATTTTTAAAATATATTTTTCATTCTAAATTATATCAAATTTTCCTCAAATTTTATACCATATTTTTTACTTTATATGATATTATATACAATGAGAAGTAGCAATAAACAAAACAATGAGGTGCAGTATGAAAAAGGTTAAATTTATATACAATCCTTTCTCTGGAGAGGCAGTAGTTACTAAAAATTTAGACACAATAATTGAAAAATATCAAGCTAAAGGATATACCATAGTACCTTTTAGAATCTCTACTGAACAGAGTTTAGAAGATGCCTTTTTAGATATAGATAGCTCCTACCATCACATCTTAGGAGCTGGTGGAGATGGAACTATCAATCAGATTATAAATATTATGAAAAAAAAGAATTTAGATATACCTTTAGCAATACTTCCTGTAGGTACAGCTAATGATTTTGCAAAATATATTGGAATGCCTGCTGATATTGGAAGTGCTTGTGATAAAATATTAGCTGGAAAGATTCAAGAGATAGATTTAGGAAAAGCTAATGATAAATATTTTATCAATGTTTTTAGTTTTGGATTATTTACTGATGTTTCTCATAAGACACCTACCCATTTAAAAAATACTATAGGGAAACTAGCTTACTATCTAAATGGAATAAAAGAGTTACCTTCTTTTAAAAAATTAGATATTAAAGTTACCTCTGATGAATTTTTTTACGAGGGAAATGCTCTTATTTTTTTCACATTTAATGGAAGGACTGCTGGAAATATAAATATATCTTATAAAAGTGAGATAAATGATGGATTATTAGATGTAATCATAGTTAAGGGAGAGAATATTCGTTCAACT harbors:
- a CDS encoding dTDP-4-dehydrorhamnose 3,5-epimerase family protein, with product MNKFKRIETGIEGLCIIEPTVFGDNRGFFLESYSKKEFENIGINEEFVQDNHSKSKKGVLRGLHFQTKHSQGKLVRVVKGSVYDVAVDIRKGSKTYGQWYG
- the rfbA gene encoding glucose-1-phosphate thymidylyltransferase RfbA, translating into MKGIILAGGSGTRLYPITKAISKQINPIYDKPMIYYPLSILMLAGIREILVISTPRDLPLFKELLGSGEDFGVRFEYEIQEQPNGLAEAFIIGEKFIDNDSCALVLGDNIFYGHGLTGMLKEAEARKEGATIFGYYVTNPQDFGVVEFDENGKVISLEEKPQNPKSNYAVPGLYFYDNTVVEKAKRVKPSKRGELEITSINEMYLQEEKLHVVNFGRGMAWLDTGTHDALLEAANFVKTIQSRQGVMVACLEEIAYRNEWISKEKVLELAKPLMKSKYGEYLVNLVK
- a CDS encoding lipopolysaccharide biosynthesis protein, whose protein sequence is MKNIKYKGYIGYFYEKKYEEVLKKIIDKNYKVEKILKDTVRNYVAIVSFDNKKYILKSPKAENIIPQRKLLTFFKKGEALNTLININKARNKGIVEFVEVYGAIVKRKNNLIVESYILMEYIDGKALQTLEEIAKVMELTKKMHNHGIYHGDLNTSNFIKAKDGIIRILDSQAKEEKYIYFKRWYDIFTFKEDILTIEKGFDVEKNYNYNSNKISYFLAKSLKKIKRNKFITKIKDKKKELRSKGWKI
- a CDS encoding lipopolysaccharide heptosyltransferase family protein, with translation MRKFLIKLIGNKKKKEFRIENIKRVLILGGRVGDIIVKTPLLSTLSNVNKEIKIDVIVEKGAESLLWNHPNVNYIIIEEKNKSKLKIFRITQEIIKAFKLRNRYDLYFDFTRNPRFFHLLALRIMNPKYLIGCYRMEKFGIKKDELSIFDKYIDNKSTDHAVDINMKALDGFGIDNSNRKYELYLGELEEKYKDYFNKDKINIVFNFLGSSQSRCLKEEDIEYFCKNIPKINNKIELHILTIPRIYEQIKSKIDTLNLENVKLLPKTKNILEASAIIKYADMLFSVDTGVIHVASVYNIPIVAIYTEDKDTLIIFAPKSDINSVIIGKKEKNLKILDKEIVIKNIKETLKKMENINEKYKI
- a CDS encoding glycosyltransferase, which gives rise to MKKKRVLFYNGQLFMGGIERVLTSYLQGLANDEDLEITVLIKENDPEKNIFLTDIPKNLPVVFIKTEEMVKFRNKVKENKKNIFCRLLYPLLLSYERIYMKKWLKRFMCENQDKFDVVIDFDMSLGKYLDIIDLPKIGWMHLTSKNRNEKKKKRLAKRLNKYWKIVVICDEMKEEVKSIFKIPEEKIIRLYNPFDIDRVKKGKEIIKEEDKNYLKKDYIVAVSRLVKEKGRIDLVEIYNKLYKDGVQEKLYILGEGPAREELEKRIKELKLEDKIILVGQKKNPLPWIKNAKIFVHTSYSEGLPTVFLESMILGTPVITYDCPTGPKDILGDNKYGVLVKTGDKESFKIELEKLLIDEERRKKYIEDFYIEKLQEFNAIYVLKQFKKILDFGDERNEKIFNKTNRK
- a CDS encoding glycosyltransferase family 9 protein — its product is MIRKINASFQNFLRKQKVKIARLLWDKKEKVNISGEKLIEKNSINSILLLRDDGKIGDMVVSSFVYREIKKQYPNIKIGVVTRKGAIDIIKNNIYVDKIYEYKKSSGYLKELAKEIAEEKYDLLIDTSTILREKQIMFINKCKCRINLGVEKDDWGLFDVSISEDSNAHITRRFVKILEKLGIKNIKSNYDIQISDEAVNRVIEKIKKEEAIQEIENKKRIILNPYAASKHRSFNRENIEKIIKLLLKKTDDEIYILGHGENKKEVVDIKNKINNGRVHYLDLKGIEDVIALVQNSELVISPDTSIVHIGVGLDKKVIAIYREDIVGNNSVLWGPNSDKAIQVFSKENKDDDINNFDVNEIEKVIV
- a CDS encoding YegS/Rv2252/BmrU family lipid kinase, whose translation is MKKVKFIYNPFSGEAVVTKNLDTIIEKYQAKGYTIVPFRISTEQSLEDAFLDIDSSYHHILGAGGDGTINQIINIMKKKNLDIPLAILPVGTANDFAKYIGMPADIGSACDKILAGKIQEIDLGKANDKYFINVFSFGLFTDVSHKTPTHLKNTIGKLAYYLNGIKELPSFKKLDIKVTSDEFFYEGNALIFFTFNGRTAGNINISYKSEINDGLLDVIIVKGENIRSTLSSLLAFLKLEHLEKPKDIIHFTTSDFTVEYSDSSLESDIDGEVGPTSPIHISCIENGLKMIY